A single window of Paenibacillus sp. FSL H8-0537 DNA harbors:
- the add gene encoding adenosine deaminase: MKDVVVREQLKKLPKIDLHLHLDGSVLPSTLRELAKEQGKELPVEAGSDLTPWMLADESCNSLKEYLSKFAFVEPYLQTPEALERVAYEVVEQSAEQGCRYIEVRFAPLLHIKGGLSLEEAMRHTIHGLRRGERDFGVKARGIAICLRHDAYERNEQVILAAAKLQGDGIAAVDLAGDEASFPPELHRSLFNLAASKGLPITIHAGEAGGAQNVQEAIESLGATRIGHGVRITENPAIMEMVRRTGTPLELCPLSNIQTKAVSGWDAYPIKAFLAAGIQATINTDNLTVSGTTIGLEYELLMQKCGVTLEEIGRLILNSAHAAFLEQDEKRQLIADIEQGLAAAGVKPAV; the protein is encoded by the coding sequence ATGAAAGATGTAGTGGTACGGGAGCAATTGAAAAAACTGCCCAAAATCGATTTGCACTTGCATTTGGATGGCAGCGTGTTGCCGAGTACGCTGCGCGAGCTGGCAAAGGAGCAAGGCAAGGAGCTGCCCGTTGAGGCAGGCAGCGACCTTACTCCATGGATGCTTGCAGATGAGAGCTGCAATAGCTTAAAAGAATATTTGAGCAAATTTGCTTTTGTCGAGCCATATTTGCAAACGCCAGAGGCGCTGGAGCGCGTAGCTTATGAAGTGGTTGAGCAATCGGCGGAACAAGGCTGCCGTTATATCGAGGTGCGATTTGCACCGCTGCTGCATATTAAAGGAGGTTTGTCTCTGGAGGAGGCGATGCGCCACACCATTCATGGCTTGCGGCGTGGAGAACGGGATTTCGGCGTAAAAGCGCGGGGAATCGCCATCTGCCTGCGCCATGACGCTTATGAGCGCAATGAACAGGTCATACTGGCGGCCGCCAAGCTGCAAGGCGATGGAATCGCAGCGGTAGATTTGGCTGGTGATGAAGCATCCTTCCCGCCAGAGCTGCATCGTTCCTTATTTAATCTCGCAGCGAGCAAGGGGCTGCCGATTACAATTCACGCTGGGGAAGCGGGCGGCGCGCAAAATGTGCAGGAAGCGATTGAGAGCCTTGGAGCCACCCGTATCGGCCATGGCGTGCGCATTACGGAAAATCCTGCTATTATGGAAATGGTACGCCGTACAGGCACGCCGCTGGAGCTATGCCCGCTGAGCAACATACAGACAAAGGCGGTTAGCGGATGGGACGCTTATCCGATTAAAGCCTTTCTGGCAGCAGGCATTCAGGCGACCATTAATACGGATAATCTGACGGTTTCGGGTACGACGATTGGTTTGGAATATGAGCTGTTGATGCAAAAATGCGGCGTGACACTGGAGGAAATCGGCAGGCTGATTTTGAACAGCGCCCATGCGGCCTTTTTGGAGCAGGATGAAAAACGGCAGCTGATTGCCGACATAGAACAGGGGCTTGCAGCTGCGGGAGTGAAGCCTGCCGTATAA
- a CDS encoding ThuA domain-containing protein, whose product MRTILAVIGDYYHPAEAIAEGLQQSLAPLMASGDIELSYTTVKYLAEELAAKPDAVILYKDNNMNPADEQVQQWLGEETEQAILGYVRAGGGWFAWHSGLASYPAEGGYVQMTRGYFQHHPEQKLVRSLTVEPAGRSGEEHVNIAADLAFETVDEHYFVHCEEALTTVFMRTYSEDGQSIGGWSHAYGEGRVCCLTPAHNRESLLHPVLGELVNACVQWCARMA is encoded by the coding sequence ATGCGAACCATTTTAGCCGTAATTGGGGATTATTATCATCCTGCGGAGGCCATTGCCGAGGGCTTGCAGCAAAGCTTAGCGCCATTAATGGCGTCGGGGGACATCGAGCTCAGCTATACAACGGTCAAATATTTGGCGGAGGAGCTGGCAGCAAAGCCGGATGCGGTCATTTTGTACAAAGATAATAATATGAATCCCGCTGATGAACAGGTACAGCAATGGCTCGGCGAGGAGACAGAGCAGGCGATATTGGGGTATGTCAGGGCTGGTGGAGGCTGGTTCGCTTGGCATTCCGGGCTTGCATCGTATCCGGCAGAGGGTGGCTACGTGCAGATGACGCGGGGTTATTTTCAGCATCATCCCGAGCAGAAGCTTGTGCGTTCTTTAACGGTTGAGCCTGCTGGGCGTTCCGGCGAGGAGCATGTGAATATAGCGGCAGATCTGGCGTTTGAAACGGTCGATGAGCATTATTTTGTACACTGTGAAGAAGCATTAACGACGGTATTTATGCGCACGTATTCCGAGGATGGGCAGTCGATTGGCGGCTGGTCCCATGCCTACGGAGAAGGCCGCGTATGTTGCTTGACGCCTGCGCATAATCGCGAAAGCCTGCTGCATCCGGTGCTGGGCGAGCTGGTGAATGCCTGTGTGCAGTGGTGCGCGCGGATGGCGTAG
- a CDS encoding metalloregulator ArsR/SmtB family transcription factor, with translation MDKVIDEQCDDTCIGTKQEGADLLTAKVEEQTAIDLAEMFKALGDPTRVKMIYALLSQELCVHDLCVVLDMAQSAISHQLRYLRNVRIVKRRKVGKTVYYSLDDDHVKEIFIQTLQHLHHS, from the coding sequence ATGGATAAAGTGATAGATGAGCAATGTGACGACACATGTATAGGGACGAAGCAGGAGGGTGCAGATCTGCTTACCGCAAAGGTTGAGGAGCAGACGGCCATTGATTTGGCTGAAATGTTCAAAGCGCTAGGCGACCCGACGCGGGTTAAAATGATTTATGCGCTGCTTTCGCAAGAGCTGTGCGTGCATGATTTATGCGTCGTGCTGGATATGGCACAGTCGGCTATTTCACATCAATTGCGTTATTTGCGCAATGTGCGCATCGTAAAGCGCCGCAAAGTCGGGAAAACCGTCTATTATTCGCTTGACGATGATCATGTAAAGGAAATTTTCATCCAGACACTGCAGCATTTGCATCACAGCTAA